From the genome of Bombyx mori chromosome 7, ASM3026992v2:
TAACGAACCTCCGCGGGATTCCGTCTcattcaggtgggccgtatgccggtctgcctacaaaggcaaaaaaaaaaaaaaaaaaaaaaaaaaaaaaaaaaaaaaaaaaaaaaaaaaaaaaaaaaaaaaaaaaaaacctaatttctttattacaaatatctttaaagtgtaggtagtagtagtacttacgcgtttccgaacgtgttttctttgaagtcgaattccaaaatcgaatttcgaagTTCGGGTTGTTGTTTTCACTCGCTTTTTTATATGCATACGAAAGGGACAGAGCACAGTAAAATtcgaatgtttcaaattttatGGCTGAACAATGTCAATTCGTAGAACTGAagattgaaaaatgaaaaagctACTTTGACCCACGCTCGAATCAAAATCACCTTTTGTTCACAGTTGTCTCGCAGCGGCATGTTTGAGCTGCTgaagtaaaaaaatctattttctgTCTGCAACAGTCCACACACATTCTTTTGTTACCTAGGAAAAAACACAGCGCACAACCCTCGGTATTCCATTACCAGCCTTCTTGTATCTTTCAATAAATTACGAAAGTTTTGTAATACAATGCAATAATTAGACGCGTACTACTGTAATGCATGCTTTGGCAGTAAGCCAGATTACTACATCATTGTAACGTATGGTATTTGGTTGCAATACGCTTACATTACGAGCTGAAATAGGAACACTCGCCGGATTTTCATTGCACAAGATAAGGGAACTCATGTTTTGCCAGGTCtgaattttttttcgaaaatgtcATCATACATTCCGTTGTAGATAATGAGAAATAGCTTATACGTTCGCAATAGGTAAAAACATCTTTTAAAACTTAAACCTGGTATTTTTTTGGttcattacttttatttattgcttagatgggtggacgagctcacggcctacttgatgctaagtgggtactggagtccagaaacattaacaacgtaaatgccgccaaccaccttcAGACAGGAATTCCATTTTATCATACATGTATGTATCTACAATATATTTTGACTAAAAATTTTCTTATTGTTCAAtataactaattaaaatttaacatgcaccagaaacaacaaaaaatttactggtggtaggacctcttgtgagtccgcgcgggtaggtaccaccgctctgcctatttcagtcatgaagcagtaatgcgtttcggtttgaaggggtggggcagccgttgtaactatactgagaccttagaacttatatctcaaggtgggtggcgcatttacgttgtagatgtctatgggctccagtaaccatttaacaacaggtgggctgtgatcacGTCCggctatctaagcaataaaaaaaaaaaataataatattcttccCATAAaccattttactttttaatttagtttttcaaAACGTGCTCATTTTAAAAATGCATTCAATCAATTTACCCTTTGCTCTTAACTCCGGATTCTTTAAATCTAAGCCATCCGTCAAAGTTACcttgaaaatgttaatttatatataatagaggtcccgcagtagtcgaaattcgactataattaattggaattgtaagtttgtacactattatgatagtattttatacaaatttcgccaagactacactataaaaaatattaacaaagacaaacaatatttaatctattctcaatttgacagcagacgtcaagaacaaaagtttgacaataaatagtatgcatgcctgtgtgcgtcaaataaatggtatgtagtgtgtgtaatgttttctttattgatttaatgtatcttttatacactattttaaaaaaatattagcattgtccacttcttctctatattctctataagtgtggaaaatttcattctcctccgtccgcacaattttcgtaaaaaaggatacaaagtttttgcttcacgtattaatttatatacctatatatagctCTCGAATAGAAACGAAATGTAAAACTGAATTACTTTCCACCGTTTACGTGGAACAAGGCTAGTCCATTTGCTCACAGAGACATAAATTTAACGGTATCTATAAAATCTCCGAATGTAGCTTTAAATCAGTGCATTTTAAATTTTCCGCATAATGTCCTACACGAGAGCAGTTCTGAGTAGTTTGGTTTCAGGAAGAGGTTTTCGCTGTAGCGTCGTAAAGAGGAAATTTTTACGGTTTCTAAGGGGAGTGGGGGGATTGAGAGGGGAGGCACATATATTCTTATTTGCTCCCGAACGTGACCACAAGCTTGCATTTTAAGTGAACGAGTTGGTTACGATGTGTTCTCGCAGATATTTAGAAAATGAATTCTCATTTGTTTCTGTAATTCGCAATTAGTTCGTCCCCTAAAACctttaactataataatatcaaagttcctaaaattttgtaatttttgttaaaattattttttttatttttgttttcacgaTCCGTAAACATAACGTAGGTGGTTTTTTAGGTTGTTTTTGacgattattttgttttattaattattaaaaggaatttttgaatattcaaatattatatCAAAATCCTTCTTGATCAAAAAGAGGCTATTTATCCAAACAAAAGAaacataaatttcattatttttattatagtataCAAAAACTCAACAACTCTTTACAACTAACATTTAATACAAAAAGCGTAAGAAACACATTGTTACGACAACTATGAGTGAGTTATCTCTTAAATATTATAACGTTGTCAgtaatcaaatttaataaattgaaattaacatCAAATATTTTAGGTTGAGTGTATTAAGAatgaattaaaagttaaaaagcaGATAGCTTGGACACACTATGAGACATTAatctttttatacaaaaaaagaacatgTTTCAAGAGTACTCAACTACGTAtttgtgaataattttattaggaACTGTTCAAACATCAAAATGTAACGAAAAtgcattattttcaataatatgcgttaataaataaagactAGATTCATTGTATAGTGACTAGCGTTGATAATTGTATATCTATGTTAAAATCAGAATGcagaaacaataattaaaagaaaacgaAGTTATAATAAGACAAGAAGGCTAATTCTGTGAACTATGATCGAAATTAATGCAAAGCAAATTGCGCCTCTCTCAAAGAACAATGAAAATGTTTAATTGAATTCTGTGCTAGTAAATAATCATGAAgctaaaataaaagattttgttacAGCAGagcaacattaaaatttacaactCTTAAACACTTTACATGACACATCTTAGTACTTATTTATAACAATGTCAATTTTAGTACGTATACAAAAAGTGCGTGAAAACTGtattaattgaaaatgaaaattaactTTCGGATAGAACAGAATCAGAATAGAAATATCAACCTCCTTTGAGTTCATTCATTCGATATCATGTGCTTGTATcatgacttaatttttttttttacgttaactCATTAAATTTTCACTTCTAAATTATCTCTTCAAATTCGCTTTAGAGAATTTTAGGATCAAATGaaggaaattttatgtttactaCCATCTCATTATCCATCTCGTTCCGTATACCGATATTAATCTACAATTAACGTCTCATTAAAACAATTGAGAAGATTTACTCATAATAACCATTACATAATTAGCTAAATCATTAATCTTCAGTGCCCGTGATCCATTGGAGGTACTTGAAGGAGCGCGATTGAATCGGAGTTGGGCGCGCCTCTCTCCATGTACGCGGCTGCTTGTAAGTTGCCTGCTCTCTGAAAatacaatgaaaaatattattaactctAGCAAATATTCCGTAACATTCAAACTAGAGAGAATAAATGGTTTATATAAAAGAAATCTTAAGACTTTAAAGTAATATGATATTGCAATACACAACTGTGACCTAATGATgaataatatagtataatatttttttaacaaagtaTATAAATCATGGTAAACAAATCAACTAACCTTGTTTCAGTAGAAGCACGAGAATGGTAATTGGGCACGTTCGGATTGTGATAAGTTCCGTGAGGCGCTGGGATCAGGGTGTGACTTTGTACCGGCGGGTGTTCCAGACTGCTTGGCGACTGATAATTATTTGGGTTATATCTATCTACTGACACTCCTCTAGTCCTTTCTAGGATGGGCTCATTTTTAGCATAAGAGCTTAAAGGTCTACTACGGCCCAGAGTGTTCGTTTTTGGCCACTCTTGGGATCCAGTGAATTCCCTTTCAAAGCTCCTTTCACGCCAAGAGCGCGGCCGCAAAGTTTGACTCCAAGTGGGCGTTGATGTGTATGTAGATTCCGCAGTTTTCGTGAACTTAGATTCCGTCTCCCATGGGGGCTTGACGCTAGTTTGTTCAGTTTGTGTTTGAGATTTTTCAGTGAATTCTCTCAATTCTTTTCGCCACTGATGTTCAACAGGTTCAGGTTGTTCATTATTGTCATAGTAATACTGCGGAGATGGATCTGGCTGCGCCTGAAATTTCGTTTCCGTGGGTATATATGTCGACTCTGGCACGCTAATGTAGCGTCTCTCGTATTCACTGTAATAAGTTTTTCGGCCAGACTGTTTGGATTGTTCCGCGGCGTTTACTGGTTTCACGAAAGATTGGTTAGGAGCTGGTGGTATGTACGCCGTAGGAGGAGGCTTAGCGAACTTGGACTTCGGGACTGGCGGTTTCCAACTTTGTGCGGGTGCAGTCGGTGTCAAAGTAGTTGTTGGTAGTGGTTGATAGTAACTTTGAGAGGAGTTATTTGCCAAATAAGACGAATCTTGTTCCCACGGAGGAGGAAcataagaagaagaatattgCTGTGAGGTTTTCTGATAATTGTCTGTTGTTTCCGTGTTTACGTAATTATATTGGCTCGGCTGTTGTAAATTAAATGATGGCGTAGTGTCAATGCTGCTAGCCCATGTCGGTTTTGGAGTGTAACTTGTGTAAGTGTTTGAACTTCTCTCTTGTGTAGTTTCTGTGTAAGTAGGTTGGTATTGCGATTGTAAAATTGGTGTAGTTGGTTGTGGAGTATATGGGCGCTGTATGGGTTGTggagtatatattttttgttgaggTTGAGAGGCGTATGTTTGTTGTGTAGCTTGTGGAGTGATCGTTTTTTGGGTTGATTGTGGGGTGTATGTTTGATTTGTGGGATATGTTGGTTGAGGTCGATAAGTAGGTTGCAACTGAGGTTGAGGTTGGGGTTGGGGTTGGGGTGAAGGTTGATGCTTAGGTTGTGATTGGCTCCAAATTGGTGTAGATGATACGGGTGTAGGCGTAACATCATTATAAACAGAATTTTCTCTTATTTGTTGATACCATTGTTGATTTGTTATTGAACTGGGTTTAACATTACTTATAGTCAAGACCTCAGATTGTGGTTCTTGTGACCATTGTCGCTGTTGCTCATTATTTTGGTTATGATAAATTTCAGATGGCATTTGCCTTTCAACGCTAAGTCTTTCCAGTAACAAGCTATGGCGTCGTTCAGTTGTTGGTTCAGGGTTGTAAGCTTGTTGGAAGGGTCTAGACGGCATTGGAGATGACAGAGATCTGTCCCTGTTGGGGGGAAAATAGGTTTTAATAACCGGTATTTCTGTTTGGACAGGATCTTCACAAGTACCGTCTAATGTTTTCGTTGTGCGGTTAACAGTCTCAATCTTTTCTATTCTGTTGTATTCAGTTTGTGTACTGAAGGCTCCGGGCACAGGACTAGTGCGCGtaataatttcagttttttcTGTATGCGTTTTGGTGATAACTTCAGCCGGTCCGATTGGCTTAATTTCAACATCTTCGACTTTCTCGAGTGGCACTGATGGTTCTCTCATAGGTATTTGGGTTTTCTTTTCAGGCTcagcttcttctttttcttctattttaatttctactacTGTCTCTTGTTTAGTTTCTGATGGTCGTACTGAGGATTCtgaaaaattgttttctttagTTTCAACCGTTTCGGCAGTTTCAGTTTCTATATCCTTACATTCCTCGTTTACTTCTTCTTCGTCATATTTTACAGAAGAAGGCTTTAAAACATCAACCTGGACTATCACTTCACTTTTATCGTCATCTTCCTCTtctgcttcttttttttcctcagCAGTTACAGTTTCAGTTATAACCTCAACCTCTTTTTCTACTTCATTTTGTTCTGCTTCTTCATATActtcatcatcaccatcatcatcatcatcactctTGGGTGTTTGCTCAacttcagtaatttttttactactaACTACAACTTCTTCTGCTTCCTCTAAGCGGTTCTCTTCGTTTTGGTCGTCGTCTTCTGGTTCTGCATCCAAATTTTCTTTTGCAGACTCAATCTCCTCTTCTTTAGCTACTTTTTCTTCAATAACTTCcttctcttcttcttctactTCTTCGTCctctatttcttcttcttcttcatcctCTTCTTTTGTATTATGATTTTGGGTTATTGATTCAGTTTTCTTAATTACAACTGTTACAGGTTCACTGTCttcaacttcttcttcttcaactTCTTCTTCCACCATTTCCTCAACATCTTCTTTTGAATTTTCACTGTCTGCTTGTAATATAACAACTTTACGTGTTGTGGTTGTTGTAGTCTCTGATTTTTCTTCACCTTTTATGATATTATCCTCTTTGGTTTCAGGAGTATTTTCTTTGATGATTTTCTTCGTGATCACCTCTGGTTCTTCGACGATTTGTGATTTTTCTTCAACCTCTTGAACAGCTATATCGGCATTTTCTTGTTCTTCCAATTCTTCTTCAAATTCCTCTATTTCTTCATCAGCCTCTTCTTTTGGCAATGTTCTTGTCTCtgtttctgttttaatttcagtttTACCGTCAATGGTAGTTTTTGTTGTAGTTGTTTTCACTTCTTGTACCGTGCCATCCGGTAGAATTTTCTTTACCACCTCAACTCTAGTTTCCGTTTTTGCACCTGTTTTCTTAGTGGGTAGCTTAACTGTCATTTCTGCTTCGACGTCACCATTATGATCACCATTTTGTTCttcaatttttaattcatttttaactGTCTTGCTTACAAATTTGACTTGtttctgtaattaaaaaaaattaaaagtcaaTTGTCTGTTTAAGACATAAGATACATTCAAGAACATCAAATACTAAAATGtgatgaataattttttttcgtattctTGTCTAATGTTATACTGATTATAAAAACATGATAGAAAATACAATAAGCTTTGCAATATTTCAGATGCGTAAATTTAAATTGCATCACAAATTTGTCCACATGAGACTTATttactaataaattttattttatgcataaACAAAACATCATATTTCAAttagaatttcaattaaaacctTATCGTCTGAAGTTTCTTCGGCATCCGCTGTTTTCTCTGATTCTGTTAAAGCATCAACACTGATATCCGGTGTTAATATTTTAGGAACCGAATCTGCGTGCTCcccattttgattttttatttcatctgtTTCTTTATTTTGAAACTTTATAAAGGGCTCGCTACTAGGTACATGACTGACAATAGGCGAGCTTGTTAAATATTCAGCATCATAACTAATTTCTGGGAGTTCATATGGGTTCTTAAATCCAACACATCCATTATTAGTTTGTACTGTCTCATAAGGATTGTTTACGTATTCATACGCAGACGTTGgtctattattatttgtagTTATAAACGAAAACGTTGGCTTGCTAACTGGCTCGTAACTTTCTATGTTTGATtctttgttattgtttgtaaaatgaTATGGCGGCGGTACACGTTGTACAGACGGATCTTTAGGTGTGTCTGGGTTGCTTCTTGTTCGCAACAATGATTTAGGATTGGCCGGTAAATTAAAGGTCGGAAATACTTGGACCGGTAAGCAATTGTAGTTCGGTACTAAGATCGGTGTGGACGGCATCGGTGGCGACTGCACAGGGTGCGTTGGCACTTCCGGTACACCTTGATTCATTGCGTTTCGCATAAGTCTTTTGGCCATTCGTTCCGACTTGATCTCTGATAAATCTAACCCTCCCGGGGTGTAAGTGAATGGCTTACGGTCGCGATTCATGGCTCCGTGTATCGCAGACGGTGGATTCATTTTACTGAAATATTTCACATTCCGTTACATATAAAAACGTCTTTCGTACTGTTCAAGAAAATCAcgatttttgtgtatttattttttaaacatcgcGAGCTACGAACTATTTGGCAATTTgacaaaacataataatataataatatactcacAAGCTTTGACGTtcactattaaaatataaaatagatatATATACTTCCTGCGTGTCAACGTATTAAAGAACTCAAGTTTGTTTGTCCAGCGGACACATTTGAGACGTATACTGTAGCGGCACTCGGCACAGTTAGATATTCACATTTAATTAGATGGATCACTTGTTTTTTGTGATGGAACATGCAGATATTAATCTGGTCGCAGCGGTTATATATAGCGCGGGTGTCGTAAATGAGCCGGTACATTTGAATCTGTGAGTCGCGCGCGGTCGGCGCGTGCGCCGCCTACCACCTACTGCCGTCCGAACGACATCAACCGCCATGTATTTTTGTACCGACCTCAATATCAACGGGCGCCTCGTCTACAATTCGTCTTGGGCGAAATCGTCTAAACAACATTCGGAATGCTTCCGACAGTTTCGCGATTATCATTTATTGCAACGTCGACTTATCTATCATTCACGTATGCGATTCCCGCCATGTTTCCGTTTATTCTCACTGTAACCGTGCCAAGTGAGATTGTTCGGGCCATTGAAACTGTCACCGAGAACTTTACCGCTCTTCGACTTTACAACTCAACGGTCAATTTTTAACGGTCGCTCAAATGGAGCAGGATttaatttaacggtaggcagcggcttggctctgctcctggcattgctgatgtccatgagcgacggtaaccacttaccatcaggtggactgtatgctcgtctgtctacaagggcaataaaaaaaaatgtttttttagacaagaaaaaaaaacttttttttaatggcttccaaaatagtttccatacaaaatcgCTGTTTACAAATATAAGCCccgtctatttttgccgtgaagcagtaatgcgtttcggtttgaagggtggggcagccgttgtaactgagtggcgcatttacgttgtacacgtctatgggcttcagtaaccacttaacaccaggtgggctgtgagctcgtccacctatctaagcaataaaaaaaaaacgatttcagCGTGCGTGATATGTAAGATATGTGATCGGAATGCAGCGTCATCGCGAGATTTACTCGGTCGGGTCGCCGATCCGTTTATCCTCCACCATTACAGTTGGCTCCTTACCAA
Proteins encoded in this window:
- the LOC101737167 gene encoding paternally-expressed gene 3 protein isoform X2 translates to MATKGESVKTEVKKQVKFVSKTVKNELKIEEQNGDHNGDVEAEMTVKLPTKKTGAKTETRVEVVKKILPDGTVQEVKTTTTKTTIDGKTEIKTETETRTLPKEEADEEIEEFEEELEEQENADIAVQEVEEKSQIVEEPEVITKKIIKENTPETKEDNIIKGEEKSETTTTTTRKVVILQADSENSKEDVEEMVEEEVEEEEVEDSEPVTVVIKKTESITQNHNTKEEDEEEEEIEDEEVEEEEKEVIEEKVAKEEEIESAKENLDAEPEDDDQNEENRLEEAEEVVVSSKKITEVEQTPKSDDDDDGDDEVYEEAEQNEVEKEVEVITETVTAEEKKEAEEEDDDKSEVIVQVDVLKPSSVKYDEEEVNEECKDIETETAETVETKENNFSESSVRPSETKQETVVEIKIEEKEEAEPEKKTQIPMREPSVPLEKVEDVEIKPIGPAEVITKTHTEKTEIITRTSPVPGAFSTQTEYNRIEKIETVNRTTKTLDGTCEDPVQTEIPVIKTYFPPNRDRSLSSPMPSRPFQQAYNPEPTTERRHSLLLERLSVERQMPSEIYHNQNNEQQRQWSQEPQSEVLTISNVKPSSITNQQWYQQIRENSVYNDVTPTPVSSTPIWSQSQPKHQPSPQPQPQPQPQLQPTYRPQPTYPTNQTYTPQSTQKTITPQATQQTYASQPQQKIYTPQPIQRPYTPQPTTPILQSQYQPTYTETTQERSSNTYTSYTPKPTWASSIDTTPSFNLQQPSQYNYVNTETTDNYQKTSQQYSSSYVPPPWEQDSSYLANNSSQSYYQPLPTTTLTPTAPAQSWKPPVPKSKFAKPPPTAYIPPAPNQSFVKPVNAAEQSKQSGRKTYYSEYERRYISVPESTYIPTETKFQAQPDPSPQYYYDNNEQPEPVEHQWRKELREFTEKSQTQTEQTSVKPPWETESKFTKTAESTYTSTPTWSQTLRPRSWRERSFEREFTGSQEWPKTNTLGRSRPLSSYAKNEPILERTRGVSVDRYNPNNYQSPSSLEHPPVQSHTLIPAPHGTYHNPNVPNYHSRASTETREQATYKQPRTWREARPTPIQSRSFKYLQWITGTED
- the LOC101737167 gene encoding histone acetyltransferase KAT6B isoform X1, which encodes MNPPSAIHGAMNRDRKPFTYTPGGLDLSEIKSERMAKRLMRNAMNQGVPEVPTHPVQSPPMPSTPILVPNYNCLPVQVFPTFNLPANPKSLLRTRSNPDTPKDPSVQRVPPPYHFTNNNKESNIESYEPVSKPTFSFITTNNNRPTSAYEYVNNPYETVQTNNGCVGFKNPYELPEISYDAEYLTSSPIVSHVPSSEPFIKFQNKETDEIKNQNGEHADSVPKILTPDISVDALTESEKTADAEETSDDKKQVKFVSKTVKNELKIEEQNGDHNGDVEAEMTVKLPTKKTGAKTETRVEVVKKILPDGTVQEVKTTTTKTTIDGKTEIKTETETRTLPKEEADEEIEEFEEELEEQENADIAVQEVEEKSQIVEEPEVITKKIIKENTPETKEDNIIKGEEKSETTTTTTRKVVILQADSENSKEDVEEMVEEEVEEEEVEDSEPVTVVIKKTESITQNHNTKEEDEEEEEIEDEEVEEEEKEVIEEKVAKEEEIESAKENLDAEPEDDDQNEENRLEEAEEVVVSSKKITEVEQTPKSDDDDDGDDEVYEEAEQNEVEKEVEVITETVTAEEKKEAEEEDDDKSEVIVQVDVLKPSSVKYDEEEVNEECKDIETETAETVETKENNFSESSVRPSETKQETVVEIKIEEKEEAEPEKKTQIPMREPSVPLEKVEDVEIKPIGPAEVITKTHTEKTEIITRTSPVPGAFSTQTEYNRIEKIETVNRTTKTLDGTCEDPVQTEIPVIKTYFPPNRDRSLSSPMPSRPFQQAYNPEPTTERRHSLLLERLSVERQMPSEIYHNQNNEQQRQWSQEPQSEVLTISNVKPSSITNQQWYQQIRENSVYNDVTPTPVSSTPIWSQSQPKHQPSPQPQPQPQPQLQPTYRPQPTYPTNQTYTPQSTQKTITPQATQQTYASQPQQKIYTPQPIQRPYTPQPTTPILQSQYQPTYTETTQERSSNTYTSYTPKPTWASSIDTTPSFNLQQPSQYNYVNTETTDNYQKTSQQYSSSYVPPPWEQDSSYLANNSSQSYYQPLPTTTLTPTAPAQSWKPPVPKSKFAKPPPTAYIPPAPNQSFVKPVNAAEQSKQSGRKTYYSEYERRYISVPESTYIPTETKFQAQPDPSPQYYYDNNEQPEPVEHQWRKELREFTEKSQTQTEQTSVKPPWETESKFTKTAESTYTSTPTWSQTLRPRSWRERSFEREFTGSQEWPKTNTLGRSRPLSSYAKNEPILERTRGVSVDRYNPNNYQSPSSLEHPPVQSHTLIPAPHGTYHNPNVPNYHSRASTETREQATYKQPRTWREARPTPIQSRSFKYLQWITGTED